One segment of Pasteurella skyensis DNA contains the following:
- the accD gene encoding acetyl-CoA carboxylase, carboxyltransferase subunit beta, which produces MSWIERILGTKSSQSSKASIPEGVWTKCTSCQQILYVEDLKRNMQVCPKCDHHMRINARVRLLSLLDEESAEEIAAELEPQDILKFKDLKKYKDRLSAAQKHTGEKDALIAMSGNIYSMPVVVAAFDFEFMGGSMGTTVGKKFVLAAEKALEEKIPFICFAASGGARMQEALFSLMQMAKTSAILAKLKEEGVPFISVMTDPTFGGVSASFAMLGDINIAEPKALIGFAGARVIEQTVRETLPDGFQRAEFLLEHGALDMIVHRKKMRDTLASLIAKMTHQPSPFSNKIVCIESDIVEEVQ; this is translated from the coding sequence ATGAGTTGGATTGAAAGAATTTTAGGTACAAAATCATCTCAAAGTAGTAAAGCAAGTATTCCAGAAGGTGTTTGGACGAAGTGTACTAGCTGTCAGCAGATTTTGTATGTTGAAGATTTAAAACGTAATATGCAGGTGTGCCCAAAATGTGATCACCATATGCGAATTAATGCACGTGTTCGTTTATTAAGTTTATTAGATGAAGAGAGTGCTGAAGAAATTGCGGCAGAATTAGAGCCTCAAGATATTTTAAAATTTAAAGATTTGAAAAAATATAAAGATCGTTTAAGTGCCGCTCAAAAACATACTGGTGAAAAAGATGCGTTAATTGCGATGTCAGGTAATATTTATAGTATGCCAGTGGTTGTTGCTGCCTTTGATTTTGAGTTTATGGGTGGGTCAATGGGTACAACTGTAGGCAAAAAGTTTGTACTGGCAGCAGAAAAAGCCCTTGAAGAAAAGATTCCTTTTATCTGTTTTGCAGCCTCAGGTGGTGCAAGAATGCAAGAGGCATTGTTCTCATTAATGCAAATGGCAAAAACCAGTGCGATATTAGCTAAGTTGAAAGAAGAAGGTGTTCCTTTTATTTCAGTAATGACAGATCCAACATTTGGTGGTGTATCAGCAAGTTTTGCAATGCTTGGAGATATTAATATTGCAGAGCCAAAAGCATTAATTGGATTTGCAGGTGCTCGAGTGATTGAACAGACTGTTCGTGAAACACTGCCAGACGGTTTTCAGCGAGCAGAGTTTTTATTAGAGCACGGAGCCTTAGATATGATTGTGCATCGTAAAAAAATGCGAGATACACTCGCAAGTCTGATTGCGAAGATGACACATCAGCCTTCTCCTTTTTCTAATAAGATTGTATGTATTGAATCGGATATCGTTGAAGAAGTACAATAA